The Echinicola jeungdonensis genome segment AAGGAACGGTTGGCCAACAAGCCTCCGTATTCACGGGCAAATGGAACCCCCTGGGCTACACATTGGTCAATGATATTAACAGATACCTCTGCCAATCGGTGAACATTGGCTTCCCTGGACCGGTAATCACCACCTTTGATGGTATCATAAAACAAACGGTAGATAGAGTCACCGTCGTTTTGATAATTTTTGGCGGCATTGATACCACCCTGTGCTGCAATGGAGTGGGCTCTTCTCGGGCTGTCCTGAAAGCAAAATGCCTTGACATTGTATCCCAATTCTGCCAGGGAAGCAGCTGCAGAAGCACCTGCCAATCCGGTCCCCACCACAATCACATCATATTTTCTCTTGTTGGCCGGGTTGACCAACTTCATATTAAATTTATGTTTTGTCCACTTATCCGCTAATGAACCTGCTGGTATTTTAGAATCAAGTATCATATCGACTTTTTATTAATTCAAGGATGAGATATATAGGAAAATAGGCATAAGAGCAAACAAAGCAGGAACCACAATCGCAAATGCACTTCCTATAAACTTGATTGCAGGTGTATATTTCTTATGGTTAAGTCCCAAAGTCTGGAATGCACTTGCAAAACCATGGTACAAGTGAAAACCCAGGAAAATCATGGAGATTACGTACAATCCTACAATCCATAACTCAGAAAAAGAAACGGTAACAACCGTGAACAAATCCTTATGCACTCCGCTTTCATAATTCACCATTGGGATGTCTCCCCAATGCATCTCATACCAGAAGTTCTGAAGGTGAATCACCAAGAATATCAAAATAATGGTGCCCAATACCCCCATATTCCGGGAAGACCAGGTACTGTTTGAACTGCTCTTGTTGGTGTTGTAATTGACGGGTCTTGCGCTTTTGTTTTTGGAAGAAAGGATGATGGCATAAATTACGTGACCGATTACGGATAGGTACGTAATATAACTTAGAATTTTCACACCGGTATTGGTGGTCATAAACTTGGCATACTCATTAAAAGCTTGCCCTCCGTCACTTTTTAATAGTAACATGTTCCCTGAAACGTGACCGATCAGGAAGAGGATCAAAAACAGCCCTGTGAGAGACATCAGCAACTTTTGACCCAAAGTGCTGTTGAAGGTTTTGGTTACCCAACTCATAAATTTTTTGCTTTATTTTAGTGTATATGGTTTTTATTTTGTTAAAATTTCGATGCCAAATTTACATTTGGAAAGTTTAGTAAGCAATTGATCAAGA includes the following:
- a CDS encoding succinate dehydrogenase cytochrome b subunit, with product MSWVTKTFNSTLGQKLLMSLTGLFLILFLIGHVSGNMLLLKSDGGQAFNEYAKFMTTNTGVKILSYITYLSVIGHVIYAIILSSKNKSARPVNYNTNKSSSNSTWSSRNMGVLGTIILIFLVIHLQNFWYEMHWGDIPMVNYESGVHKDLFTVVTVSFSELWIVGLYVISMIFLGFHLYHGFASAFQTLGLNHKKYTPAIKFIGSAFAIVVPALFALMPIFLYISSLN